From a single Phacochoerus africanus isolate WHEZ1 chromosome 11, ROS_Pafr_v1, whole genome shotgun sequence genomic region:
- the LOC125112124 gene encoding olfactory receptor 10G4-like, which translates to MTNKSLVTTFILAGLPHPPQLDTLLFATFLLIYVLSVLGNLLILLVITVDPHLHTPMYFFLTNLSFIDTWFSTVTVPKVLMSLVSPAGGALSFHSCVAQLYSFHFLGSTECFLYTVMSYDRYLAISHPLRYSGLMRGRTCALLATTTWLSGALHSAVQTTLTFRLPYCGPSRIQHYFCDAPPILKLACADTSAVEMVIFVNIGVVALGCLLLIVLSYVSIVCSILKIRTSEGRRRAFQTCASHCVVVLCFFVPCVFIYLRPGSKAAVDGVVAVFYTVLTPLLNPVVYTLRNKEVKKALLKLNSQSVFNQGKLKPVSMQTFPPECS; encoded by the exons ATGACAAACAAGAGCCTAGTGACAACGTTTATCCTAGCCGGCCTTCCCCACCCACCACAGCTGGACACACTCCTCTTTGCAACCTTCCTGCTGATTTACGTCCTCTCTGTGCTGGGGAACCTCCTCATCCTGCTGGTGATCACGGTggacccccacctccacacccccatgtacttcttcctgacCAACCTGTCCTTCATCGACACGTGGTTCTCCACGGTCACTGTGCCCAAAGTGCTGATGAGCCTGGTGTCCCCCGCAGGCGGGGCTCTCTCCTTTCACAGCTGCGTGGCCCAGCTCTACTCTTTCCACTTCCTGGGCAGCACCGAGTGTTTCCTCTACACGGtcatgtcctatgaccgctaccTGGCCATCAGCCACCCGCTCAGGTACTCTGGCCTGATGAGGGGGAGAACCTGTGCCCTCTTGGCCACAACCACGTGGCTCAGCGGCGCTCTGCACTCTGCTGTCCAGACCACACTGACCTTCCGTCTGCCCTACTGTGGACCCAGCCGGATCCAGCACTACTTCTGTGATGCACCCCCCATCCTCAAACTGGCCTGTGCGGACACTTCTGCAGTTGAGATGGTGATCTTTGTCAACATCGGGGTGGTGGCCTTGGGCTGCCTTCTCCTGATCGTGCTGTCCTATGTGTCCATCGTCTGCTCCATCCTGAAGATCCGCACCTCAGAGGGCAGACGTAGAGCCTTTCAGACCTGTGCCTCCCACTGCGTTGTGGTCCTTTGCTTCTTTGTTCCCTGTGTTTTCATTTACCTGAGGCCGGGCTCCAAGGCTGCTGTGGACGGGGTTGTGGCCGTGTTCTACACTGTGCTGACACCCCTTCTGAACCCCGTGGTGTACACCCTGAGGAACAAGGAAGTGAAGAAAGCTCTGCTCAAGCTGAACAGTCAGTCA gtatttaacCAAGGGAAATTAAAGCCAGTGTCCATGCAAACATTTCCACCTGAATGCTCTTAG